The following proteins come from a genomic window of Gimesia chilikensis:
- a CDS encoding phage portal protein — protein MAVYDETVNNSNQKLFRRHLRMDAGYGLTRSLYAGETGASIPLSNDHALCQILKHPNPTQSGAAFRYERVLQLQLTGTSIVWNVPNQFGKTVHRYVIPTAIASPVAPSTDMPEGGYRIQTPSSRYDLEAFSSYSSSHSLLQQVFGKVIPLSQLQITRWPHPLYQDDGQSPVSAGARWIDSANQIDAARWAQMNNGADPSIVVTCGKDMRPTREELEAAAAMFDQKYGGTENTGKAIFTTGEQVVSLTATPREMDYNASFVEFRDAILALHGVPGIAAGISDGGSYAAFYASLKQFISLTVQPILDLLAEDDTEHLAPQFGRNLTIEIEATQIDDPDLLEKRLATDIRAQIIKVDELRAIRGLPPLGPENGGDEIVSADRQQPVHSESQTEDHTTAPSLPPGKSLMDALHLRADSALVNGAN, from the coding sequence GGATATGGACTTACACGAAGCTTGTATGCCGGTGAAACCGGTGCGTCCATTCCTCTGTCGAACGATCATGCGCTTTGCCAGATTCTCAAACACCCCAATCCCACTCAATCAGGTGCAGCCTTCCGCTATGAGCGTGTCTTACAACTCCAACTGACTGGGACAAGTATCGTCTGGAATGTGCCCAATCAATTTGGGAAGACTGTCCACCGTTACGTAATTCCTACCGCGATCGCGTCGCCAGTTGCCCCTTCAACAGATATGCCTGAAGGCGGATATAGAATACAGACACCTTCGTCGCGCTATGATCTTGAGGCCTTTTCAAGTTACTCCAGTTCACACAGTCTACTGCAGCAGGTATTTGGAAAAGTCATCCCACTCTCACAGCTGCAGATCACGCGGTGGCCCCACCCACTTTACCAGGACGACGGACAATCTCCTGTCAGCGCGGGTGCCCGCTGGATCGACTCAGCCAATCAGATCGATGCAGCTCGTTGGGCTCAGATGAATAATGGAGCCGATCCATCAATTGTCGTCACCTGCGGAAAGGATATGCGCCCAACCAGAGAAGAACTTGAAGCCGCAGCCGCGATGTTTGATCAAAAATATGGGGGTACTGAAAATACAGGCAAGGCGATCTTTACAACCGGTGAGCAAGTCGTCTCACTCACGGCCACTCCCCGGGAGATGGACTACAACGCTTCATTCGTCGAATTTAGAGATGCGATTCTGGCTTTACATGGAGTCCCTGGAATTGCTGCAGGTATCTCTGACGGAGGAAGTTATGCCGCTTTTTACGCCAGTTTAAAGCAGTTCATTTCTCTGACTGTTCAACCCATTCTGGATTTATTGGCAGAAGATGATACCGAGCACCTTGCCCCCCAGTTCGGGAGGAACCTGACCATTGAAATTGAAGCGACCCAAATTGATGATCCAGATCTGCTCGAGAAGCGTCTGGCGACAGATATTCGAGCCCAGATTATCAAAGTAGACGAATTGCGGGCGATCCGTGGGCTACCACCTCTTGGTCCAGAAAATGGAGGAGACGAAATTGTCAGCGCCGACCGACAGCAACCTGTTCACTCTGAATCACAAACAGAGGATCATACTACGGCCCCCAGTCTACCACCGGGAAAAAGTCTGATGGATGCTTTACACCTGCGTGCTGATTCCGCGTTGGTGAATGGAGCAAATTAA
- a CDS encoding sodium:solute symporter family transporter, which yields MKLFISIATLSIVFFLNSPLSAAESTAEPLPLNTGLHPVDWMIIAVYAILTIFLGWYFSRGQEDTSEYFVGSGQMNPFLIGVSLFATLLSTITYLSTPGEILGKGPVYLVKDLAMPFIFIIVGYVMLPVYMKSRVTSAYELLEEKLGLGIRMLGAVMFLGLRLIWMSLLVYLTAKAITTMLNVGEEWIPYIVLGTGLVAIIYTSLGGLRAVVITDLIQTILLFGGALLVIATITYHLGGFSWFPTQWDSNWDTQPFFSTDPATRVTYVGTFLSILIWYVATMCGDQVSVQRFMSTRDAAAARRSLAIQLTVSVVVSLTLAMVGFALLGYFNAFPSEIPAGMELKKDADKFFPHYIANHLPVGISGCVVSAMFAAAMSSIDSGVNSITAVVMTDFLDRFGFKPKTERGHVLSARLLALGIGVIVVLSSSLMGSIPGNITAVTNKTANLLTTPIFCLFFFALFVPFSRPAGVLVGTVLGTTTAVLIAFSGPIFIENYTSDMPDPISFQWIAPAAVSINIASGCLVSYLIASAQQKKSGAQRDLTSD from the coding sequence TTGAAATTGTTTATTTCCATTGCGACTCTGTCCATCGTTTTTTTTCTGAATTCTCCTCTTTCGGCAGCAGAATCAACTGCTGAGCCCTTGCCACTTAACACGGGCCTGCATCCGGTCGACTGGATGATCATAGCCGTTTACGCAATTCTTACGATATTTCTGGGCTGGTATTTCAGTCGAGGACAGGAAGATACTTCTGAATATTTTGTGGGCAGCGGTCAGATGAATCCGTTTCTGATCGGTGTTTCACTCTTTGCCACACTTCTGAGTACAATCACTTATCTGTCTACTCCAGGAGAAATTCTGGGAAAAGGGCCAGTCTATCTGGTCAAAGACCTGGCAATGCCTTTCATTTTCATCATTGTTGGTTACGTGATGTTGCCAGTATATATGAAAAGTCGGGTTACCAGTGCATACGAACTTCTCGAAGAAAAGCTGGGACTTGGCATTCGTATGCTGGGAGCAGTCATGTTCCTGGGCTTGCGATTAATCTGGATGTCGTTGCTGGTCTATTTGACAGCAAAAGCGATCACGACCATGTTGAATGTCGGAGAGGAGTGGATTCCCTATATCGTATTGGGTACAGGTTTGGTAGCCATTATTTATACATCCCTGGGGGGCTTACGTGCTGTAGTCATCACCGATTTAATTCAGACGATTCTATTGTTTGGTGGAGCCTTGCTGGTGATTGCCACTATTACTTACCACCTGGGGGGCTTCAGCTGGTTTCCTACTCAGTGGGACTCTAACTGGGATACACAGCCATTTTTCAGTACTGACCCGGCGACACGCGTGACTTATGTCGGCACATTTTTGTCAATTCTGATCTGGTATGTCGCTACCATGTGCGGAGACCAGGTTTCCGTGCAGCGATTCATGTCGACCCGGGATGCAGCGGCGGCACGACGCTCTCTGGCTATCCAACTGACCGTTTCAGTGGTTGTGTCATTGACTCTGGCGATGGTTGGTTTTGCGTTGCTGGGGTATTTCAATGCGTTTCCGAGTGAAATTCCTGCCGGTATGGAGCTCAAAAAGGATGCGGATAAATTTTTCCCACATTACATTGCAAATCATCTTCCAGTTGGAATATCAGGGTGTGTTGTGTCAGCGATGTTTGCAGCAGCCATGTCTAGTATCGATTCCGGTGTGAACTCCATCACAGCAGTCGTAATGACAGACTTTTTGGATCGATTTGGTTTCAAACCTAAAACAGAACGGGGACATGTTTTATCAGCACGTCTGCTGGCACTGGGAATTGGAGTCATCGTGGTTCTGTCCAGTTCATTGATGGGAAGTATTCCAGGAAACATCACTGCTGTGACGAATAAAACTGCGAACTTATTGACCACTCCTATATTCTGTCTCTTCTTTTTTGCTCTTTTCGTCCCTTTTTCCAGACCCGCCGGCGTACTGGTCGGGACAGTATTGGGAACGACGACTGCCGTGTTGATTGCTTTTTCGGGACCTATTTTTATCGAGAATTATACCTCTGATATGCCTGATCCGATCAGTTTTCAATGGATTGCGCCGGCCGCGGTTTCAATAAATATCGCCAGCGGTTGCCTGGTCAGTTATCTCATCGCCAGTGCGCAACAAAAGAAGTCGGGTGCGCAACGGGATCTGACTTCCGATTAA